One window from the genome of Bacillus rossius redtenbacheri isolate Brsri chromosome 12, Brsri_v3, whole genome shotgun sequence encodes:
- the LOC134537322 gene encoding uncharacterized protein LOC134537322 translates to MATSAQFHIVPPENFDFRALADWPKWIKRFERFRVASELCNKSEDSQVNMLYCMGSEADEMLESFALSAEDIKKYSVVKSRFDKFFTVKKNIIYERAKIFKRRQQSGEPADVFINDVFKMAESCNLRDLKDELVTTVLVIGVADDKLSESLQMDQDLTSARAVTRIRQAELVRNQQTLVRAQDAMVETVQHSKSQPDFKRRYRWNKETAQQEKAGTSNVSGSSPNITTKCSKCGGKPNHHWSKCPANKAKCYRCGQVGHYGRCCAHGEVQELESEHSLCHASSQQSPSGPREYYLGEVALEICSQPWYVKVKLFGTELSFKVDTGADVTVIGEHVCRDLKVTIGSTNKKLFGAGKNSIDVVGTTMATLSYGNQEVTQEIFVVKEQMVPLLGRPAIKALDIMSVKKAEEVTESKPCCVDKFLPLFEGLGQFRREYNIQLQEGAKPYAVIAPRRVPFPLRNKVKEELDRMVHEGVITSVEEPTEWCAPMVVVPKKDGSVRICVDFTQLNRFILRERLQLPSVEESLAQLQDAKWFSVLDASSGFWQIPLSPASAPYTTFITPFGRFYFNRLPFGIKSGPEHYQRQMQHLVWGMPGVVNQADDILVCGRTAEEHDQRLEAVLGKLVAHGVTLNKAKCRFRVKTVKFLGHVISEGTVGPDADKTKAVSDMPEPTNVTEVRRFLGMVTYLMKFIPNLAEKTQPLRVLLCQDTDWVWDAPQRQAVRNLKEEIAQLSRLALYQQGAQVRVLADASSFGLGSVLEQYQQGAWKPVAFASRSLSEAESRYAQVEKEALALTWSCEKFRNYVLGTRFIILTDHKPLVQLLTSTPLTELTARLQRMRMRLMCYDYTIEHVAGKTFFVPDALSRAPVDQPGEGTSDIVEEELFVEAVVRETPFSDVALQTITEAQDRDDECQVLKDNILQGFSSKHSHFWQYRGQLTYSRGLITLHIEI, encoded by the coding sequence ATGGCAACTTCGGCGCAATTTCACATTGTTCCGccagaaaattttgattttcgtGCGCTGGCGGACTGGCCAAAATGGATCAAACGTTTTGAACGTTTTCGGGTGGCGTCGGAACTTTGCAATAAGTCGGAAGACAGCCAAGTCAACATGTTGTATTGCATGGGTTCCGAGGCGGACGAAATGCTAGAATCATTTGCATTGTCTGCGGAAGATATCAAGAAGTACAGTGTAGTGAAGTCACGGTTTGATAAGTTTTTCACGGTAAAGAAAAACATAATCTATGAACGGGCAAAAATTTTTAAGCGGCGTCAACAGAGTGGTGAGCCGGCCGATGTATTTATAAACGATGTTTTTAAGATGGCCGAATCTTGCAACTTACGGGATCTTAAGGACGAGCTCGTAACGACGGTATTGGTGATAGGTGTTGCGGATGATAAGCTGTCGGAGTCGCTCCAGATGGACCAAGATCTAACGTCAGCACGAGCGGTCACACGGATTCGACAAGCGGAACTGGTACGAAATCAGCAAACCCTTGTTCGGGCACAGGATGCCATGGTCGAAACAGTCCAACACAGCAAAAGCCAACCCGATTTTAAGCGGCGTTACAGATGGAATAAGGAGACAGCGCAGCAAGAGAAAGCAGGTACAAGTAATGTAAGTGGTTCCAGTCCCAACATAACcaccaaatgttccaaatgtggAGGCAAACCGAATCATCATTGGTCTAAGTGCCCAGCTAACAAAGCAAAATGCTATCGCTGTGGACAAGTAGGGCATTATGGTAGGTGCTGTGCTCATGGGGAAGTGCAAGAGTTGGAAAGTGAACACAGTCTATGTCATGCATCTTCACAGCAGTCACCATCAGGTCCACGGGAGTATTACTTGGGAGAAGTGGCACTGGAAATATGCTCACAACCATGGTATGTGAAAGTGAAGTTATTTGGGACAGAGCTTTCATTCAAGGTTGATACAGGGGCCGACGTAACGGTAATTGGAGAGcatgtctgtcgggatctaaaGGTAACAATTGGTTCAACGAACAAGAAATTGTTTGGGGCAGGAAAAAATAGCATTGATGTGGTGGGTACTACAATGGCAACACTGTCCTATGGAAATCAGGAAGTGACACAAGAAATTTTTGTGGTCAAAGAGCAAATGGTACCGTTACTGGGCCGTCCTGCAATCAAGGCGCTCGATATTATGTCTGTTAAGAAGGCAGAGGAGGTGACAGAGTCAAAACCCTGTTGTGTTGACAAATTCTTGCCACTCTTTGAGGGTCTTGGCCAGTTTCGACGGGAGTACAACATTCAGCTGCAGGAAGGGGCTAAGCCATATGCTGTCATAGCACCACGACGTGTTCCGTTTCCCTTAAGAAACAAGGTAAAAGAAGAACTTGACAGAATGGTTCACGAGGGTGTGATAACTTCAGTTGAGGAACCAACCGAATGGTGTGCACCTATGGTCGTGGTACCCAAAAAGGATGGTTCGGTAAGGATTTGTGTCGATTTTACTCAGTTGAATAGATTTATACTCAGAGAGAGGCTACAGTTACCGTCTGTGGAAGAGTCGCTAGCGCAACTGCAAGATGCCAAGTGGTTTTCAGTTTTGGATGCGTCCAGTGGGTTCTGGCAGATCCCGTTGTCACCAGCTAGTGCGCCATACACAACTTTTATCACACCATTTGGGCGGTTTTATTTCAATCGGCTGCCATTTGGGATAAAATCAGGCCCGGAGCACTACCAGCGACAAATGCAGCATCTGGTGTGGGGGATGCCAGGTGTGGTGAACCAGGCAGATGACATTCTTGTTTGTGGCCGCACAGCAGAAGAACATGACCAACGGTTGGAAGCGGTACTAGGTAAATTAGTGGCGCATGGTGTTACCCTTAACAAGGCTAAATGTCGGTTTCGAGTGAAGACTGTGAAGTTCCTAGGTCATGTCATATCAGAAGGTACGGTGGGGCCTGATGCGGACAAGACCAAAGCTGTTAGTGACATGCCAGAACCGACTAATGTGACAGAAGTAAGAAGATTTTTGGGCATGGTGACGTATTTAATGAAGTTCATTCCCAACCTTGCGGAAAAAACTCAGCCACTTCGAGTCTTGTTATGTCAAGATACAGATTGGGTGTGGGACGCACCACAGCGGCAGGCAGTGAGGAACCTGAAGGAGGAAATAGCCCAGCTCTCCAGGTTAGCTCTTTATCAACAGGGGGCACAAGTGAGAGTTTTGGCAGATGCATCTTCCTTTGGCTTAGGAAGCGTATTGGAGCAATATCAACAAGGTGCATGGAAACCAGTGGCATTTGCATCTCGAAGTCTGAGTGAGGCAGAATCACGATACGCTCAAGTGGAAAAGGAGGCATTGGCACTTACCTGGTCCTGCGAGAAGTTCAGAAATTATGTGTTGGGCACACGGTTCATAATATTGACTGACCACAAACCGTTAGTGCAACTGCTGACTTCTACACCACTGACTGAGTTAACAGCGAGGCTGCAGAGGATGAGGATGCGTCTTATGTGTTATGACTACACTATTGAACATGTTGCAGGGAAAACGTTCTTTGTTCCGGATGCATTGTCAAGAGCTCCTGTGGATCAGCCAGGTGAGGGGACCTCTGACATTGTGGAAGAAGAGTTGTTTGTGGAAGCAGTCGTACGGGAAACACCATTTTCAGACGTTGCACTTCAAACCATCACAGAAGCACAGGACAGAGATGATGAATGCCAGGTTCTGAAGGATAATATATTGCAAGGCTTTAGTAGCAAACACTCCCACTTCTGGCAGTACAGAGGACAGTTAACATATAGTAGAGGACTTATCACTTTACACATAGAAATATAG